One genomic segment of Flavobacteriaceae bacterium includes these proteins:
- a CDS encoding FtsX-like permease family protein: protein MSSKFDSYQKRRLRSSYFSVVVSIALVLFMVGILSLVLLKSTKVANLFKEQVAITLFLKKGLTKNNIENLKASLEKEKFTRKIVYITKEEAAKTYRKEIGEDFLIFLGENPLKDGIDVYVKAEFVTPSKMLELEKKFKENAFVSEVSYDKPLIRLLTKNIQKISFWLLVISSFFGLISIILINSSIRLSIYSKRFNIKTMQMVGATKNFIRKPFIWNSIKLGFLGAILALAGISFIIYYLDKEIPGLALTEDYITLSYLAGGVLIMSFLISWISTFFATQRFLNLQTNELYY, encoded by the coding sequence ATGTCTTCTAAATTTGATTCTTATCAAAAACGCAGATTACGATCTTCTTATTTTTCTGTTGTTGTAAGCATTGCTTTGGTGCTGTTTATGGTAGGTATTTTGAGTTTGGTATTGTTAAAATCTACAAAAGTTGCGAATCTTTTTAAAGAACAGGTAGCAATAACGCTCTTTTTAAAAAAGGGTCTCACAAAAAATAATATTGAAAACCTGAAAGCATCTTTGGAAAAAGAAAAATTTACCAGAAAAATTGTGTATATAACGAAAGAAGAAGCTGCCAAAACATATCGTAAAGAGATAGGGGAGGATTTCTTAATATTTTTAGGCGAAAATCCTCTAAAAGACGGAATAGACGTATATGTAAAAGCCGAATTTGTAACTCCTTCAAAAATGCTTGAATTAGAAAAAAAATTCAAAGAAAATGCCTTTGTTTCCGAGGTTTCCTACGACAAGCCTTTAATACGATTACTTACCAAAAATATACAAAAGATCAGTTTTTGGTTATTGGTCATAAGTAGTTTTTTTGGATTGATTTCTATTATTCTGATTAACAGCTCTATACGCTTGTCTATCTATTCAAAAAGATTTAATATCAAAACCATGCAAATGGTAGGTGCCACAAAAAATTTTATTCGAAAACCTTTTATTTGGAACAGTATAAAATTAGGCTTCTTAGGTGCTATCCTTGCATTAGCGGGAATCTCTTTTATCATTTATTATTTGGATAAAGAAATTCCGGGGTTAGCATTAACAGAAGATTATATAACATTGAGTTATTTGGCCGGAGGTGTATTGATCATGTCGTTTTTAATTAGTTGGATCAGTACATTTTTTGCTACACAACGTTTTTTAAACTTACAAACAAACGAATTATATTATTGA
- a CDS encoding NAD(P)H-dependent glycerol-3-phosphate dehydrogenase has protein sequence MDKSKKVAVLGGGSWGTAIVKMLSENLETTGWYMRSAYAVEHIKRNKHNPNYLSSVELHPQQLDLSYDINKTVNDYTILIFAIPSAFLKEELDKLTTPLKGKIIFSAIKGIMPETGYIVGEHFFKQYAIPYEDIGVITGPCHAEEVAMERLSYLTIACKDEAKAKAVSHCLKGRYIKTKISDDIIGTEYAAMLKNIYAIAAGISHGLGYGDNFQSVLMSNAIREMKRFIRKVHKMKRNINNSAYLGDLLVTGYSTFSRNRMFGNMIGKGYTVKSAMLEMSMVAEGYYATKSAYNINEQNGVNTPIINAVYHVLYGGKEAKKEFSKLTNKLN, from the coding sequence ATGGATAAAAGCAAAAAGGTTGCGGTTTTAGGAGGTGGAAGCTGGGGAACAGCAATTGTAAAAATGTTATCGGAAAATTTGGAAACAACAGGTTGGTATATGAGAAGTGCATATGCAGTTGAGCACATTAAAAGAAACAAACACAACCCTAATTATTTGAGTTCTGTAGAATTACATCCACAGCAACTGGATTTATCCTATGATATTAATAAGACCGTTAACGATTATACAATCTTAATTTTTGCAATTCCATCTGCATTTTTAAAAGAAGAACTCGATAAATTAACCACTCCTTTAAAAGGAAAAATTATTTTTTCTGCAATTAAAGGAATTATGCCCGAAACAGGATATATCGTTGGAGAACATTTTTTTAAGCAATATGCAATTCCCTATGAAGATATTGGCGTCATTACAGGGCCATGTCATGCAGAAGAAGTTGCCATGGAAAGACTTTCTTATTTAACAATTGCCTGTAAAGACGAAGCAAAAGCAAAAGCAGTAAGTCATTGTTTAAAAGGGAGGTATATAAAAACTAAAATTTCAGACGATATTATAGGAACGGAATATGCGGCAATGTTAAAAAATATTTATGCAATTGCAGCAGGGATATCTCATGGGCTGGGTTACGGAGATAATTTTCAATCGGTTTTGATGAGTAATGCCATTAGAGAAATGAAGCGCTTTATCAGGAAGGTCCATAAAATGAAAAGAAACATCAATAATTCGGCATATTTGGGAGATCTGTTGGTAACGGGATATTCTACTTTCAGTAGGAACAGGATGTTTGGAAATATGATAGGCAAAGGATATACAGTGAAATCTGCAATGCTCGAAATGAGCATGGTAGCAGAAGGCTATTATGCTACAAAAAGCGCGTATAACATAAATGAGCAAAACGGAGTAAACACACCTATCATTAATGCAGTTTATCATGTACTCTATGGTGGGAAAGAAGCAAAAAAAGAATTTTCGAAACTCACAAATAAACTAAATTAG
- the truB gene encoding tRNA pseudouridine(55) synthase TruB: MTAEDYKEGQVLLINKPLYQTSFQVVNKIRWHIKQRFNIRKIKVGHAGTLDPLVTGLLIICTGKQTKNISKYQSEVKEYIGTITLGGTTPSFDLETEVDQKYPIDHIHSDFIYETAQKFIGRIQQKPPIFSAVKKDGKRLYELAREGKTVDIEPRKVTISEFEITTIELPKIQFRVVCSKGTYIRSLANDFGKALQSGGHLSELQRTKIGDFSVTSAISLDGFIKNLNEFKA, encoded by the coding sequence ATGACTGCAGAAGATTATAAAGAGGGGCAGGTTTTACTTATCAACAAACCATTATACCAAACTTCATTTCAGGTGGTAAATAAAATTCGTTGGCACATTAAACAACGTTTTAATATTCGTAAAATAAAGGTAGGGCATGCCGGGACTTTAGACCCGCTGGTTACCGGATTATTAATTATTTGTACCGGAAAACAGACTAAAAATATTAGCAAGTATCAAAGTGAGGTAAAAGAATACATCGGTACTATTACCTTAGGAGGAACCACTCCCAGTTTTGATCTGGAAACGGAAGTTGATCAAAAGTACCCCATAGACCATATTCATAGCGATTTCATATATGAGACCGCTCAAAAATTCATAGGCCGTATTCAACAAAAACCTCCTATCTTTTCAGCTGTAAAAAAAGACGGAAAACGATTATATGAATTGGCAAGAGAAGGCAAAACTGTAGATATCGAACCCAGGAAAGTTACGATTTCCGAGTTTGAAATTACTACCATTGAGCTCCCGAAGATACAATTTAGAGTCGTTTGCAGTAAAGGAACTTACATTCGTTCTTTAGCAAATGATTTTGGCAAAGCACTACAATCCGGAGGACATTTATCTGAACTACAAAGAACAAAAATTGGAGATTTTTCAGTTACATCTGCTATTTCTTTGGACGGTTTTATTAAAAATTTAAACGAATTTAAAGCGTAA
- a CDS encoding S8 family serine peptidase, which translates to MTQKSFKKLIVCFFLVSSFSSFSQTRLQIEEIKKNYNLNKLSSLSETFKSNFLREKEKAIAMAIRKGWRIKYTNSNGTLYELMKVSEDGFPMYYKTDNSDAALSTRTNWLHNNGGLGLNLEGQGMTAYIWDGGLARSTHQEYDGAGGDNRYSIGDGTSTLSFHGAHVTGIIIASGVDAEAKGMTPQAKGIGHDWNNDESEITDAAANGMLLSNHSYGFALEDVSDWIAGAYISNSRNLDEILYNAPYYLNVTSAGNSGNDNTSNAVPLAGNASFDKLTGWSTSKNNLVVANAQDATINGDGTLNFVSINGGSSEGPTDDLRIKPDITGNGTSLHSTFESADNAYARISGTSMSSPNVCGSLLLLQQHYNNTQGVFMRAATLKGLALHTADDGSFTVPGPDATWGWGLLNAKKAAETITDRGLLSEIRELELSQGETHTLTVKADGVNPLIASISWTDVPGTAVSGVANDGTPVLVNDLDIRVSNTTGTFMPWRLTSVNTNDKGDNIVDPYERVDVGVGSGDYTITVTHKGTLTNGSQRFSLIVTGISSDFTIATTTSAVDTCTSGNALFNFNYRQSIPTTTNFTAENLPTGMTANFSTTSLSADGNFTVTFENLDGLDPGTYSVDIVGNNGNISKRETVQVRIFKDDFTNHPVVLSTPADGEREVSMSQTPLTWQNNINAQSYLVQVSDTPSFSTIIASGNETDTDFIATGLSEDTVYYWRVKPENTCGTNSSFSEIRSFQTGIANCSYTYTATDFSSGFVGGLEANEIASVPIAVTDNIVIDKLTASVTINHTNVSNLRVFIQEPNALGSNNIYFLNNPCDGTDNIDATFDDDGSVLSCSPLAPAITGTIAPAEKLSAERGKNAMGTWFIAMRDLVADDGGNIAAASITICTKEPNSSPPAFTSNVLTAVANASETIMATHMEATTASETAAQQVYTLVVAPALGSITKNGIPIIVSDTFTQEDINLGRMAFTNSQTSVFNDEFKVDILNGTNGWLPNQTVSISATASLDSFDLGSISVFPNPSTGEINVSVDTSLNDAMVLQLYDLQGRLIYASKDNTITTGFFSKKIDVNAISNGIYLLKIKQGNKAGIKKVIISK; encoded by the coding sequence ATGACACAAAAATCTTTCAAAAAATTAATTGTATGCTTTTTTTTAGTATCCTCTTTTTCTAGTTTTTCACAAACAAGGTTACAAATAGAAGAAATAAAAAAAAATTATAACCTAAATAAGTTATCAAGTTTATCGGAAACATTCAAATCTAATTTCTTAAGAGAAAAAGAAAAAGCCATAGCAATGGCCATCCGAAAAGGTTGGCGCATCAAGTATACCAACAGTAACGGAACCCTTTATGAACTTATGAAAGTTTCGGAGGATGGCTTTCCAATGTATTATAAAACGGATAACTCTGATGCGGCATTATCTACAAGGACAAACTGGTTACACAACAACGGAGGCTTAGGTTTAAACCTGGAAGGGCAGGGAATGACTGCCTATATCTGGGACGGAGGATTGGCAAGAAGTACACATCAGGAATATGACGGAGCAGGAGGGGATAACAGGTATTCTATTGGAGATGGGACAAGTACATTGAGTTTTCATGGGGCGCATGTAACAGGAATCATTATAGCTTCCGGAGTAGATGCTGAAGCTAAGGGAATGACTCCTCAGGCAAAGGGAATTGGACATGATTGGAACAATGATGAAAGTGAGATAACAGATGCTGCAGCAAACGGAATGCTGCTTTCCAATCATTCCTATGGTTTTGCCTTGGAAGATGTTTCGGATTGGATAGCAGGTGCCTATATAAGCAATTCCAGAAACCTTGATGAGATCCTATACAATGCACCGTATTACTTAAATGTTACATCTGCAGGAAATAGTGGAAATGATAATACCTCTAATGCAGTTCCATTAGCAGGAAATGCGTCATTTGATAAACTAACAGGATGGTCTACATCTAAAAACAATCTGGTAGTGGCAAATGCTCAGGATGCCACTATTAATGGCGATGGAACATTAAATTTTGTATCTATAAACGGCGGTAGCTCTGAAGGACCAACGGATGATTTAAGAATAAAACCGGATATTACCGGAAATGGTACAAGTTTACATTCTACTTTTGAATCTGCTGACAATGCATATGCAAGAATATCGGGAACCTCCATGTCTTCTCCAAATGTATGTGGTTCTTTGTTGTTATTGCAACAACACTATAATAACACGCAAGGAGTGTTTATGAGAGCAGCCACTTTGAAAGGACTGGCACTCCATACGGCAGATGACGGAAGCTTCACAGTACCTGGACCAGATGCTACTTGGGGCTGGGGCTTATTAAATGCTAAAAAAGCCGCGGAAACCATTACAGATAGAGGACTGCTTTCAGAAATTAGAGAATTAGAACTTTCTCAGGGAGAAACCCATACCTTAACGGTCAAGGCAGACGGAGTCAATCCTTTGATAGCTTCTATCAGCTGGACAGATGTTCCCGGAACAGCTGTTAGCGGAGTTGCAAATGACGGAACACCGGTACTGGTAAATGATTTGGATATCAGAGTATCAAATACGACAGGGACCTTTATGCCTTGGAGGTTAACAAGTGTAAACACAAATGATAAAGGAGACAATATAGTTGATCCTTATGAAAGAGTAGATGTAGGAGTTGGTTCCGGAGATTATACGATTACAGTAACTCATAAAGGTACATTGACAAACGGAAGTCAAAGGTTTTCGCTGATTGTTACAGGGATTTCTTCAGATTTTACAATAGCTACAACAACTTCTGCTGTTGATACATGTACCTCCGGCAATGCACTTTTTAATTTTAATTACAGGCAGTCAATACCCACCACTACCAATTTTACAGCAGAAAATTTACCTACGGGCATGACAGCTAACTTTTCAACGACAAGCTTAAGTGCAGATGGTAATTTTACGGTAACTTTTGAAAATTTGGATGGATTAGACCCGGGAACATATAGTGTGGATATTGTAGGAAATAATGGAAACATATCAAAAAGAGAAACGGTACAAGTAAGAATTTTTAAAGATGATTTTACAAACCACCCTGTTGTATTAAGCACTCCGGCGGATGGGGAACGAGAGGTTTCTATGAGTCAGACGCCCTTAACATGGCAAAACAATATCAATGCACAATCATATCTGGTACAGGTATCGGATACCCCGTCATTTTCTACTATCATAGCTTCCGGAAATGAAACGGATACAGACTTTATTGCAACGGGGCTTTCTGAAGACACCGTCTATTACTGGAGAGTAAAACCTGAGAACACTTGCGGGACTAATTCTTCTTTTTCAGAAATAAGGAGTTTTCAAACAGGAATAGCAAACTGTTCTTACACGTATACAGCAACCGATTTTTCATCCGGGTTTGTGGGCGGCCTGGAAGCAAATGAAATAGCCTCAGTTCCTATTGCAGTAACAGACAATATAGTAATTGATAAACTAACAGCTTCTGTTACCATTAATCATACAAATGTGTCTAACTTAAGGGTATTCATACAAGAACCAAATGCGTTAGGGTCTAATAATATTTATTTTTTAAATAACCCATGTGACGGTACGGATAATATAGACGCTACTTTTGACGATGACGGATCAGTACTTTCATGCAGTCCCTTGGCACCGGCAATAACGGGTACCATTGCACCGGCAGAAAAGCTAAGTGCCGAAAGAGGAAAAAATGCTATGGGAACCTGGTTTATAGCCATGAGAGACCTTGTTGCCGATGATGGAGGAAATATTGCTGCAGCAAGTATTACTATTTGTACAAAAGAACCTAACAGCAGCCCTCCTGCATTTACCTCCAATGTTTTGACTGCAGTTGCAAATGCAAGTGAAACGATAATGGCTACTCATATGGAAGCTACTACTGCGTCAGAAACTGCTGCTCAACAAGTATATACTTTAGTGGTAGCACCGGCTTTGGGAAGTATAACCAAAAACGGAATACCGATAATTGTTAGCGATACATTTACACAGGAAGATATTAATCTGGGAAGAATGGCTTTTACAAACTCACAAACAAGCGTATTTAATGATGAGTTTAAAGTAGATATTTTAAATGGAACCAATGGATGGTTGCCAAACCAAACGGTGAGTATTTCAGCAACTGCCAGTCTTGATAGTTTTGACTTAGGAAGTATTTCGGTTTTTCCAAATCCATCAACAGGAGAAATTAATGTAAGTGTTGACACATCTTTAAATGATGCGATGGTTCTCCAATTATATGATTTACAAGGAAGACTTATTTATGCCAGTAAGGATAATACAATTACAACCGGATTCTTTTCTAAGAAAATAGATGTAAATGCTATTTCCAACGGCATCTATTTGTTAAAAATAAAACAAGGAAATAAAGCAGGAATTAAGAAGGTGATTATTTCTAAGTAA
- a CDS encoding DUF3098 domain-containing protein has translation MNTKNNKPEFLFGKKNYQFMFIGIAIIALGFILMAGGGSDDPEIFNEAIYSWRRIRLAPTLVIIGLGVEIYAIMLKLKK, from the coding sequence ATGAATACAAAAAATAATAAACCGGAATTTTTATTCGGAAAAAAGAATTACCAATTTATGTTTATAGGCATTGCTATAATTGCGCTTGGGTTTATTTTGATGGCCGGTGGCGGAAGCGATGATCCTGAAATCTTTAACGAAGCTATTTATAGTTGGAGACGTATCCGTTTAGCTCCTACATTGGTTATCATAGGATTGGGTGTGGAAATTTATGCTATCATGCTAAAACTCAAAAAATAA